In a single window of the Montipora capricornis isolate CH-2021 chromosome 11, ASM3666992v2, whole genome shotgun sequence genome:
- the LOC138024642 gene encoding uncharacterized protein, whose translation MMRLQWTQDLDVETLEARGHWATMEELLEVVSFHLPRYEQTVRTCQNEPGQVNPSDLTFATKFLATYLFIKAAKANGGFIDQKTFKTAGKYGFDSVILTDTSMQILDGYINFVRPLLKPQCDFVLVTKNGSQHSKLGNQMSKLVFDAIGKYIHPTRYRQS comes from the exons atgatgagattgcaatggacgcaagatctcgatgtcgaaacgttagaggccaggggtcattgggcCACCATGGAAGAACTCTTAGAAGTCGTGTCgtttcacttgcctcgctacgaacaaaccGTAAGAACGTGCCAAAATGAGcccgggcaagtgaatccctcggacctgacatttgcaacaaaatttttggccacctacttgttcatcaaa gcagcaaaggcgAACGGcggtttcatcgatcagaaaaccttcaagactgcgggaaaatacggatttgactctgtgattctgacagatacaagcatgcaaatactcgacggctacattaatttcgtgaggcctttgctcaaaccccagtgtgactttgttttggtcaccaaaaacggaagccaacacagcaaattgggcaaccagatgagcaagttggtcttcgacgctattggcaaatacattcatCCCACGCGTTATCGCCAATCGTAG